A genomic region of Brienomyrus brachyistius isolate T26 chromosome 6, BBRACH_0.4, whole genome shotgun sequence contains the following coding sequences:
- the slc13a3 gene encoding solute carrier family 13 member 3 isoform X1, with amino-acid sequence MAFAFGKKLWCVRKQLIIILTPFLLLPLIFALPAKEGKCLYVLLLMAVFWCTEALPLAVTALLPICLFPTLGVLPSNLVCPQYFLETNFLFLSGLVMASAIEEWNLHRRIALRVLKIVGVKPAWLVLGMMVTSSFLSMWLSNTATTAMMLPIANAILESLFGDLQTLKENCKLNREEEGLSPVKLQALTSEKEILTVENRPETREKPEGQTLEEIRAESEYQLKVWKGFMICIPYAASIGGTATLTGTAPNLILAGQLKSYFPDCDAINFGSWFVFGFPLMLLFLVLGWIWISFLYGGLNTRLCVQKQDRRAEAEKQAKAIIDDDYKKLGPMNFSEGAILFFFILFAILLFTRDPKFFRGWSVFFPKGYVSDAVTGVAIVSVLFFFPSQKPSLKWWIDWHSPNTEYVPLLSWKKAQDCVPWNIILLLGGGFAMAKGCEESGLATWIGNHMHPLVGVPPAVAVILITAFVATFTEFASNTATIIIFLPIIAELAKHGQVNPLYFMVPATVACSFAFMLPVSTPPNSIAFASGHLLVKDMVKTGFVMNILGILTVSLAINTWGAHIFSLTTIPDWARPLNTSDRATDLHNLTQLLDSTVRATQNFSTFSFL; translated from the exons ATGGCTTTTGCTTTCGGAAAGAAACTCTGGTGCGTCAGAAAACAACTTATTATCATTCTGACACCGTTCTTACTTCTCCCCCTGATTTTTGCTCTTCCGGCGAAG gAAGGGAAATGCTTGTACGTGCTGCTGCTGATGGCCGTGTTCTGGTGCACCGAGGCCCTGCCTTTGGCCGTCACTGCCCTGTTGCCCATTTGCCTCTTCCCAACACTAGGCGTCCTGCCCTCTAATCTAGTCTGCCCACAATACTTCCTGGAAACGAACTTCCTGTTTCTCAGCGGGCTTGTGATGGCATCAGCCATCGAAGAATGGAACCTGCATCGCAGGATCGCTCTGAGGGTTCTGAAAATCGTCGGAGTAAAGCCAGCCTG GCTGGTTCTAGGCATGATGGTCACCTCATCGTTCCTCTCCATGTGGCTCAGCAACACAGCCACCACAGCAATGATGCTGCCCATTGCCAACGCCATCCTGGAGAGTCTCTTCGGAGATCTACAAACCTTGAAGGAAAACTGTAAGCTTAATAGGGAGGAAGAAG GCCTATCACCAGTAAAGCTGCAAGCCCTGACATCTGAGAAGGAAATACTGACAGTAGAAAATAG GCCGGAGACGAGGGAGAAACCTGAGGGCCAGACTCTGGAGGAAATCAGGGCAGAATCGGAGTATCAGCTGAAGGTGTGGAAAGGTTTTATGATCTGCATCCCTTACGCAGCCAGCATAGGGGGCACTGCCACCCTGACAGGAACTGCCCCCAATCTGATCCTCGCGGGCCAGTTAAAAAG TTATTTCCCAGACTGTGACGCAATCAATTTTGGCTCCTGGTTTGTGTTTGGATTTCCTCTCATGCTGCTATTCCTGGTTCTGGGGTGGATCTGGATTTCCTTTCTTTACGGAGGGCTTAACACCAG ACTCTGTGTTCAAAAGCAGGATCGGCGTGCAGAGGCAGAGAAACAAGCCAAGGCCATCATCGACGATGACTACAAGAAACTCGGACCTATGAA tttttctgaAGGAGCCATCTTATTCTTCTTTATCTTGTTTGCCATCCTCCTATTCACCAGAGATCCAAAGTTCTTCCGAGGGTGGTCCGTCTTCTTTCCCAAAGG GTATGTGTCAGATGCCGTCACTGGGGTGGCAATCGTGTCCGTGCTGTTCTTCTTCCCATCCCAGAAGCCGTCTTTGAAGTGGTGGATTGACTGGCATT CACCAAATACGGAATACGTGCCATTGCTGTCTTGGAAAAAAGCCCAGGACTGCGTACCTTGGAACATCATCCTGCTGCTTGGTGGAGGCTTTGCCATGGCCAAAGGATGCGAG GAGTCCGGCCTGGCCACCTGGATTGGGAATCACATGCACCCCCTAGTAGGAGTCCCCCCCGCCGTAGCAGTCATTCTCATCACCGCCTTCGTCGCCACCTTCACTGAGTTCGCCAGCAACACAGCCACTATCATCATATTCCTGCCGATTATCGCAGAGCTG GCGAAGCATGGACAGGTGAACCCTCTGTACTTCATGGTCCCGGCGACGGTTGCCTGCTCGTTCGCATTCATGCTCCCTGTGTCCACCCCACCCAACTCCATCGCCTTTGCATCCGGACACCTATTGGTCAAAGACATG GTTAAAACAGGCTTCGTAATgaacatcctgggcatcctgacAGTGTCCCTCGCCATAAACACATGGGGGGCACACATCTTCTCTCTGACGACGATTCCGGATTGGGCGCGTCCTTTAAACACGTCCGACAGGGCTACAGACCTGCACAACCTGACACAGCTCCTCGACTCCACTGTGAGAGCCACTCAAAACTTCAGCACATTCTCTTTCCTTTGA
- the slc13a3 gene encoding solute carrier family 13 member 3 isoform X2: protein MAFAFGKKLWCVRKQLIIILTPFLLLPLIFALPAKEGKCLYVLLLMAVFWCTEALPLAVTALLPICLFPTLGVLPSNLVCPQYFLETNFLFLSGLVMASAIEEWNLHRRIALRVLKIVGVKPAWLVLGMMVTSSFLSMWLSNTATTAMMLPIANAILESLFGDLQTLKENCLSPVKLQALTSEKEILTVENRPETREKPEGQTLEEIRAESEYQLKVWKGFMICIPYAASIGGTATLTGTAPNLILAGQLKSYFPDCDAINFGSWFVFGFPLMLLFLVLGWIWISFLYGGLNTRLCVQKQDRRAEAEKQAKAIIDDDYKKLGPMNFSEGAILFFFILFAILLFTRDPKFFRGWSVFFPKGYVSDAVTGVAIVSVLFFFPSQKPSLKWWIDWHSPNTEYVPLLSWKKAQDCVPWNIILLLGGGFAMAKGCEESGLATWIGNHMHPLVGVPPAVAVILITAFVATFTEFASNTATIIIFLPIIAELAKHGQVNPLYFMVPATVACSFAFMLPVSTPPNSIAFASGHLLVKDMVKTGFVMNILGILTVSLAINTWGAHIFSLTTIPDWARPLNTSDRATDLHNLTQLLDSTVRATQNFSTFSFL, encoded by the exons ATGGCTTTTGCTTTCGGAAAGAAACTCTGGTGCGTCAGAAAACAACTTATTATCATTCTGACACCGTTCTTACTTCTCCCCCTGATTTTTGCTCTTCCGGCGAAG gAAGGGAAATGCTTGTACGTGCTGCTGCTGATGGCCGTGTTCTGGTGCACCGAGGCCCTGCCTTTGGCCGTCACTGCCCTGTTGCCCATTTGCCTCTTCCCAACACTAGGCGTCCTGCCCTCTAATCTAGTCTGCCCACAATACTTCCTGGAAACGAACTTCCTGTTTCTCAGCGGGCTTGTGATGGCATCAGCCATCGAAGAATGGAACCTGCATCGCAGGATCGCTCTGAGGGTTCTGAAAATCGTCGGAGTAAAGCCAGCCTG GCTGGTTCTAGGCATGATGGTCACCTCATCGTTCCTCTCCATGTGGCTCAGCAACACAGCCACCACAGCAATGATGCTGCCCATTGCCAACGCCATCCTGGAGAGTCTCTTCGGAGATCTACAAACCTTGAAGGAAAACT GCCTATCACCAGTAAAGCTGCAAGCCCTGACATCTGAGAAGGAAATACTGACAGTAGAAAATAG GCCGGAGACGAGGGAGAAACCTGAGGGCCAGACTCTGGAGGAAATCAGGGCAGAATCGGAGTATCAGCTGAAGGTGTGGAAAGGTTTTATGATCTGCATCCCTTACGCAGCCAGCATAGGGGGCACTGCCACCCTGACAGGAACTGCCCCCAATCTGATCCTCGCGGGCCAGTTAAAAAG TTATTTCCCAGACTGTGACGCAATCAATTTTGGCTCCTGGTTTGTGTTTGGATTTCCTCTCATGCTGCTATTCCTGGTTCTGGGGTGGATCTGGATTTCCTTTCTTTACGGAGGGCTTAACACCAG ACTCTGTGTTCAAAAGCAGGATCGGCGTGCAGAGGCAGAGAAACAAGCCAAGGCCATCATCGACGATGACTACAAGAAACTCGGACCTATGAA tttttctgaAGGAGCCATCTTATTCTTCTTTATCTTGTTTGCCATCCTCCTATTCACCAGAGATCCAAAGTTCTTCCGAGGGTGGTCCGTCTTCTTTCCCAAAGG GTATGTGTCAGATGCCGTCACTGGGGTGGCAATCGTGTCCGTGCTGTTCTTCTTCCCATCCCAGAAGCCGTCTTTGAAGTGGTGGATTGACTGGCATT CACCAAATACGGAATACGTGCCATTGCTGTCTTGGAAAAAAGCCCAGGACTGCGTACCTTGGAACATCATCCTGCTGCTTGGTGGAGGCTTTGCCATGGCCAAAGGATGCGAG GAGTCCGGCCTGGCCACCTGGATTGGGAATCACATGCACCCCCTAGTAGGAGTCCCCCCCGCCGTAGCAGTCATTCTCATCACCGCCTTCGTCGCCACCTTCACTGAGTTCGCCAGCAACACAGCCACTATCATCATATTCCTGCCGATTATCGCAGAGCTG GCGAAGCATGGACAGGTGAACCCTCTGTACTTCATGGTCCCGGCGACGGTTGCCTGCTCGTTCGCATTCATGCTCCCTGTGTCCACCCCACCCAACTCCATCGCCTTTGCATCCGGACACCTATTGGTCAAAGACATG GTTAAAACAGGCTTCGTAATgaacatcctgggcatcctgacAGTGTCCCTCGCCATAAACACATGGGGGGCACACATCTTCTCTCTGACGACGATTCCGGATTGGGCGCGTCCTTTAAACACGTCCGACAGGGCTACAGACCTGCACAACCTGACACAGCTCCTCGACTCCACTGTGAGAGCCACTCAAAACTTCAGCACATTCTCTTTCCTTTGA
- the LOC125745520 gene encoding osteoclast stimulatory transmembrane protein, with product MSSIKEPACWKFRSGLWRRANVTLGWLWSIYSKARPDGIKEVVTLMFLCLAVAFLTAVILFSWMASNLSYGKCVSGVTAAICGVAAFISLFLCHPIRCVFTMALPTLGTKEGRRFILSAAVTLLMLNVLPNIGANVAVVSHTLKCSGGSLAQSLINSSEIINWAKGELVTAAMKVKETELQFVRSLRDFDHFTYINLSNINQRFISVSQNIERDFSHAKYTIKTMKLVASRFLAALFIIYLFVESALYLKSYLTDVKFDNPCITAHKKSSFHLAICRISRQELLQCAPRILVMSWYFTVTLLVIILDHVVYHLVSASKPRLLDIPPISINISLTYKVESYSPSLCIFDPSCGTGVLVDFQRVYPWSIRTGSEHCTSDLSEPDPGVAALLGLLYLLAYSMVFLEVFATRWRQAISASFFRSQEAIRLAYLHQRVRAKQGNGGVFSIETHASGGCSGHRPSFPLTAYPEPQ from the exons ATGTCGTCGATTAAGGAGCCGGCCTGCTGGAAATTCAG GTCGGGTCTTTGGCGCAGAGCCAATGTGACCCTTGGGTGGCTCTGGAGCATCTATTCAAAAGCCCGGCCAGATGGCATCAAAGAGGTTGTGACCCTGATGTTCCTGTGTTTGGCTGTGGCGTTCCTGACTGCCGTCATCCTCTTTAGCTGGATGGCGAGCAACCTGAGTTACGGAAAGTGCGTTTCTGGGGTGACGGCGGCCATCTGCGGTGTGGCGGCCTTCATCTCGCTCTTCCTCTGCCACCCTATCCGCTGCGTGTTCACCATGGCCCTGCCCACTCTGGGCACCAAAGAGGGTCGTCGCTTTATTCTGTCAGCCGCAGTCACCCTGCTGATGCTCAACGTCCTCCCCAACATCGGCGCAAACGTGGCCGTCGTGTCGCACACCTTGAAGTGCAGCGGGGGCAGCCTGGCCCAGAGCCTGATAAATTCCTCAGAGATAATTAACTGGGCAAAGGGAGAGCTGGTTACCGCAGCTATGAAAGTAAAAGAGACAGAGCTGCAGTTTGTGCGCAGCTTGAGAGATTTTGATCACTTTACTTACATAAACCTCTCTAACATCAACCAGAGGTTTATAAGTGTCAGCCAAAATATTGAAAGAGACTTTTCTCATGCTAAATACACCATAAAGACCATGAAATTAGTGGCAAGCAGATTTTTAGCTGCCCTCTTCATTATCTATCTCTTTGTTGAATCTGCCCTTTACTTAAAATCATATTTGACAGACGTGAAATTTGACAACCCATGCATTACTGCCCATAAGAAAAGCAGTTTTCATTTGGCAATCTGCAGAATTTCTCGACAAGAACTTTTACAATGTGCTCCTCGCATATTGGTCATGTCTTGGTATTTCACAGTGACCCTGTTGGTTATTATCTTGGATCACGTAGTGTACCATTTAGTCAGTGCCAGTAAACCCAGGCTGCTGGATATTCCACCAATTTCCATCAACATCAGCTTGACGTACAAG GTTGAGTCCTACAGCCCATCCCTCTGTATCTTTGACCCAAGCTGTGGGACTGGGGTTTTGGTAGACTTCCAGAGGGTATATCCCTGGTCCATCAGAACTGGGTCAGAGCACTGCACCTCGGACCTTTCGGAACCAGACCCCGGAGTTGCCGCCCTCCTGGGACTGCTCTACTTGTTGGCCTACAGCATGGTGTTTCTAGAGGTGTTTGCCACACGCTGGCGCCAGGCCATCTCTGCTTCCTTCTTCAGGAGTCAGGAGGCGATACGACTGGCGTACCTGCATCAACGAGTACGAGCTAAGCAGGGGAACGGCGGCGTCTTTTCCATTGAGACGCATGCGAGTGGTGGCTGCAGTGGCCATCGTCCCTCCTTTCCGTTGACTGCTTACCCAGAACCACAGTGA